From the Pomacea canaliculata isolate SZHN2017 linkage group LG4, ASM307304v1, whole genome shotgun sequence genome, one window contains:
- the LOC112562179 gene encoding usherin-like, with protein MLLRDHVELFRGLDMNFTDDRNVLPYRTYSYTLSVCNSAGCTESSTVTVATAQGIPEDILAPVVAVVNATSISVTVQSPGQPNGQVQLYTVLVSNLTQTYSMSSPQTVLITGLKPFTSYNVMVKVCTQAGCADSPTVMVTTAEAAPEGVTEPKVIIISSMLVKLFWRPPTVMNGQLSGYRLLLLDAGIETEAYSGMDLNTTVANLIPGHTYGFVVEASTRGGSTRSAQTDATLPTSTPGSVPPPHIVSVLSSSQIFIAWFALTPSEGTIDQYRVLLNIGQETEIQKSVGIALSTVISGLKPYTMYEVRLQACLQMVPDGCSTSEGVFNRTFEAPPSGQPAPLLTALDIKHCPDKLAGTS; from the exons ATGTTGTTACGTGATCATGTGGAACTCTTCCGAGGTCTTGACATGAACTTCACTGACGACAGGAATGTCCTGCCATACAGAACTTACAGCtacactctgtctgtctgtaacAGTGCAGGCTGCACTGAGAGCAGCACA GTGACAGTGGCCACCGCTCAGGGCATCCCTGAGGATATTTTGGCGCCAGTTGTAGCAGTAGTAAATGCCACCAGCATAAGTGTTACAGTGCAGTCACCAGGTCAACCAAATGGACAGGTGCAACTATATACAGTGTTGGTATCTAACCTCACTCAAACATACAGTATGTCCTCTCCACAGACTGTGCTGATCACAG GTTTGAAGCCTTTCACCTCCTATAATGTCATGGTGAAAGTTTGTACCCAGGCAGGCTGTGCTGACAGTCCTACCGTCATGGTTACCACTGCAGAAGCAGCCCCCGAAG GAGTGACGGAGCCAAAGGTCATAATAATCAGCAGTATGTTGGTGAAGCTGTTCTGGCGGCCACCCACCGTCATGAATGGGCAGTTGTCTGGATACCGCTTGCTGCTGCTCGATGCAGGTATAGAGACAGAAGCCTATTCTGGTATGGATCTCAACACTACTGTTGCCAACCTCATTCCTGGCCACACCTATGGCTTTGTGGTGGAGGCGAGTACAAGAGGGGGGAGCACTCGCAGTGCACAGACAGATGCTACTCTACCTACCAGCACCCCAGGTTCAGTGCCTCCCCCTCACATCGTGTCTGTGCTTAGTTCTTCTCAGATCTTCATCGCCTGGTTTGCCCTCACACCCAGCGAAGGCACAATAGACCAGTATAGGGTACTGCTGAACATTGGCCAGGAGACAGAAATACAGAAGAGCGTGGGCATTGCACTGAGCACTGTTATTTCAGGCCTCAAGCCATACACTATGTATGAGGTCCGTCTTCAGGCGTGCTTACAGATGGTGCCTGATGGGTGTAGCACTAGCGAAGGTGTGTTCAACCGTACATTCGAGGCGCCACCCTCTGGACAGCCAGCACCTCTGTTGACAGCTTTGGACATCAAACACTGTCCAGATAAACTGGCAGGAACCAGCTGA
- the LOC112562178 gene encoding usherin-like isoform X1: MGSRHHQTGAACGTRCTCHIECYDDNHHSSYHTTSTTQWRREAVQCLGGWRSGSFRLDPSADGGRCCALFPFTSYTVQVQACTSGGCTNSSGVTVRTTAAKPSGLKPIVVVETNSSAMALAWTYPSSSNGVILRFVVYRRLACPLAEQPFSQPACVPGDAQEVYRGLDTILTTSGLASYTAYEFLLQAENELGSVDLPVWVRAVTAPAAPQYVKAPVLTKNGTLAVVDWTQSFALNGRLRDYVLSADGEVVSKTISSVGGVERLTKDKTITFIIQAVTVVGQAQSPPIIFDPNAANNTGVTNPTPTASPTTDENTFYKEVWFIIVIVIVGLLIIAIIIAICFRRSYNQQPYIRERLPLEPHRPSDHVTSTSSTLEMAASSTGCSRLQECPAAASCSRAWALALSTPPSPRTATCTRCRWTERPAP; encoded by the exons ATGGGCTCGCGTCACCACCAGACAGGCGCCGCCTGCGGCACTCGATGCACCTGTCATATTG AGTGTTACGACGACAACCATCACAGTTCTTATCACACCACCAGCACAACCCAATGGCGTCGTGAAGCTGTACAATGTCTTGGTGGATGGAGAAGTG GCAGCTTCAGGCTTGACCCTTCAGCAGACGGCGGGAGATGCTGTGCCCTGTTTCCATTCACCTCCTACACCGTTCAGGTTCAAGCCTGCACCAGCGGGGGCTGCACCAACAGCAGCGGGGTGACTGTTAGGACGACAGCGGCCAAACCGTCAGGCCTGAAGCCCATCGTAGTAGTGGAGACCAACAGCTCTGCCATGGCTCTAGCGTGGACTTACCCTAGCAGTTCTAATGGAGTCATACTCAG GTTCGTCGTGTACCGCCGTCTGGCCTGTCCCCTCGCTGAGCAACCTTTCTCTCAGCCAGCCTGCGTCCCCGGAGACGCACAGGAGGTGTACCGGGGACTGGACACGATCCTGACCACCAGCGGGCTGGCCTCCTACACGGCCTACGAGTTCCTCCTGCAGGCGGAGAACGAGCTCGGCTCCGTCGACCTCCCCGTGTGGGTCAGAGCCGTCACGGCGCCGGCAG CGCCGCAGTACGTGAAGGCCCCGGTGTTGACCAAGAACGGCACCCTGGCTGTGGTGGACTGGACCCAGTCATTCGCCCTGAATGGTCGGCTGCGAGACTACGTCCTCAGCGCAGACGGCGAGGTGGTCAGCAAGACCATCAGTTCGGTGGGTGGAGTGGAAAGGTTGACCAAAGACAAAA CTATCACCTTCATCATTCAGGCCGTGACTGTGGTGGGCCAGGCTCAGTCACCTCCCATCATTTTTGATCCTAATGCTGCTAACAACACCg GCGTAACGAACCCAACGCCCACTGCCTCGCCCACTACAGACGAgaatacattttacaaagaaGTGTGGTTCATCATCGTAATCGTCATCGTGGGCCTCCTTATCATAGCCATTATCATCGCTATTTGCTTCCGGAGGTCGTACAACCAACAGCCCTACATCCGTGAGCGCTTGCCGCTGGAACCGCACCGACCAAGCGACCACGTGACCTCTACGTCATCGACGCTCGAGATGGCAGCGTCATCGACGGG ATGCAGCCGCCTTCAAGAATGTCCGGCAGCAGCTTCCTGTTCCAGGGCCTGGGCCTTGGCGCTGTCAACCCCGCCTTCACCGCGGACCGCGACCTGTACTCGCTGTCGCTGGACCGAGCGTCCAGCTCCTTAG
- the LOC112562178 gene encoding usherin-like isoform X2 codes for MGSRHHQTGAACGTRCTCHIECYDDNHHSSYHTTSTTQWRREAVQCLGGWRSGSFRLDPSADGGRCCALFPFTSYTVQVQACTSGGCTNSSGVTVRTTAAKPSGLKPIVVVETNSSAMALAWTYPSSSNGVILRFVVYRRLACPLAEQPFSQPACVPGDAQEVYRGLDTILTTSGLASYTAYEFLLQAENELGSVDLPVWVRAVTAPAAPQYVKAPVLTKNGTLAVVDWTQSFALNGRLRDYVLSADGEVVSKTISSVGGVERLTKDKTITFIIQAVTVVGQAQSPPIIFDPNAANNTGVTNPTPTASPTTDENTFYKEVWFIIVIVIVGLLIIAIIIAICFRRSYNQQPYIRERLPLEPHRPSDHVTSTSSTLEMAASSTGAWALALSTPPSPRTATCTRCRWTERPAP; via the exons ATGGGCTCGCGTCACCACCAGACAGGCGCCGCCTGCGGCACTCGATGCACCTGTCATATTG AGTGTTACGACGACAACCATCACAGTTCTTATCACACCACCAGCACAACCCAATGGCGTCGTGAAGCTGTACAATGTCTTGGTGGATGGAGAAGTG GCAGCTTCAGGCTTGACCCTTCAGCAGACGGCGGGAGATGCTGTGCCCTGTTTCCATTCACCTCCTACACCGTTCAGGTTCAAGCCTGCACCAGCGGGGGCTGCACCAACAGCAGCGGGGTGACTGTTAGGACGACAGCGGCCAAACCGTCAGGCCTGAAGCCCATCGTAGTAGTGGAGACCAACAGCTCTGCCATGGCTCTAGCGTGGACTTACCCTAGCAGTTCTAATGGAGTCATACTCAG GTTCGTCGTGTACCGCCGTCTGGCCTGTCCCCTCGCTGAGCAACCTTTCTCTCAGCCAGCCTGCGTCCCCGGAGACGCACAGGAGGTGTACCGGGGACTGGACACGATCCTGACCACCAGCGGGCTGGCCTCCTACACGGCCTACGAGTTCCTCCTGCAGGCGGAGAACGAGCTCGGCTCCGTCGACCTCCCCGTGTGGGTCAGAGCCGTCACGGCGCCGGCAG CGCCGCAGTACGTGAAGGCCCCGGTGTTGACCAAGAACGGCACCCTGGCTGTGGTGGACTGGACCCAGTCATTCGCCCTGAATGGTCGGCTGCGAGACTACGTCCTCAGCGCAGACGGCGAGGTGGTCAGCAAGACCATCAGTTCGGTGGGTGGAGTGGAAAGGTTGACCAAAGACAAAA CTATCACCTTCATCATTCAGGCCGTGACTGTGGTGGGCCAGGCTCAGTCACCTCCCATCATTTTTGATCCTAATGCTGCTAACAACACCg GCGTAACGAACCCAACGCCCACTGCCTCGCCCACTACAGACGAgaatacattttacaaagaaGTGTGGTTCATCATCGTAATCGTCATCGTGGGCCTCCTTATCATAGCCATTATCATCGCTATTTGCTTCCGGAGGTCGTACAACCAACAGCCCTACATCCGTGAGCGCTTGCCGCTGGAACCGCACCGACCAAGCGACCACGTGACCTCTACGTCATCGACGCTCGAGATGGCAGCGTCATCGACGGG GGCCTGGGCCTTGGCGCTGTCAACCCCGCCTTCACCGCGGACCGCGACCTGTACTCGCTGTCGCTGGACCGAGCGTCCAGCTCCTTAG